Below is a genomic region from Octopus bimaculoides isolate UCB-OBI-ISO-001 unplaced genomic scaffold, ASM119413v2 Scaffold_112951, whole genome shotgun sequence.
TTTTGcttcccactcttgagcagccaacatacagttgtccatatGAGAAGTatggctcttccaagagaagaccagctacagagaGGGTTTGACCCTGGGACAATGCGAAACTGACACAAAGGTGGAATTGTagtcttctgaatgtaaaaggaatgtctgctcctgatggagtaagaggaattcttggaataaagacgtcgccaccttttccacatccagaAAGAATGGTAGCCTCGATAACGTGTGACATCATCTTCTTTATCACGAGTAGTGTTCCATTGCAAAGTCTTGGTGGTTCCAGATTGCGAAGTAGCATAACAGGCGTTCCAACTTTAAGTGATAATATGTGGAGAGGTAGTCCAGGAGGCTCCAACGAATTGAGAAATTCAGGAGGATAGTTCACCACTTCGTTTGTATCTGAAACTGTATCAACAGACTTGTAAGTTTGAAGATTTCCGGGAAGAGAATGCATCAGCTGTTGATTAATTTTTGTAACAGCTACGTTTTTCGGAGCTAATATTGCTCTTTCACACAGCCAATTGTGATTTAGGTAGTTTTCTTTGAAGTTGGGAAAGACTTTATGTTTGAGGTCATCTACAGAATTAACAACAGAGCAAAATGGCCATACTTCCATCTCTCCCGCAGCGTCGAGAGGCACCTTACCATCACCAATTGTCAAAATGTCCTGTGCAAACTTTTTGGACATTTGGTCGCCGTGCAGCTGAGCTCTCACGTTAGTGTTAAGAGTGAGGAAGGTAACATGATGCCACAGGGTAGAGGACTTTAGGCATGCTTGGACCTCATCTGCTCTAGTGCCTTTCGGAATAACAGGAAGAGTTTGCCTGAAATCACCTGACAACATAAGCGTAACATCTATTGGAGCGTGACAGTTTTGGATGTCTTTCAGGGCTCTATCTAATGCTTCCAAAGCTCTCTTGTGAGCCACGGTGCATTCATCCCAGACAATTAGATGACACCTTTGAAGTACCTGCCCCTGATCTGAGCTTTTGGTGATGTTGCATGAAGGCATGTCGGATGCTGCTAAATTGAGAGGGAGTTTGAAAGTCGAGTGTGCTGTCCTGCCACCGGGTAACAAAGAAGCTGCAATCCCAGAGGAAGCCACAGCTACTGCAATGTCCTGATGCTGCCTAACCTCTGCAAGGAGAAGCTTTGTTATAAATGTTTTTCCTGTCCCTCCAGGAGCATCAAGGAAGAAGATTCGTCCGTCACGTTGGCATACACTGTTAATAATAGTTGTGTAGGCCTGCAGCTGGTCCGGAAGTAATTTATGCTCGTTTTCAGCAATGTACTTTGAAAGCGTTTGAGTGTCGTACGATGTTTCACGAATGACAGCAGTGGGAAGGCTATTTGACACTGACCTGAATGTTTGTGGCAGGCCATAGGTGGCAATTATGTCTTCAATGTCAATGAGAGTTTTGTTGTAGACTTCATTGCTGATACCCTCCATGCCAGGATAGAGCCGTTGAGCTTGCCGCTGAAAGTCTTCAGCCAGGTTGTCCCTGTACTTGAGCCATAGAGTTGCAGGATCACACAGTTCGCATGTCTGTAGTAATACTGCAAATAGTGCCCCGAGACTTTTAAGTGATTGTGATAAAGCAGCCCCTCCCAAAGTTGCATCCCATTGTGCACCATCTTCTAACAGTCCTTGTCGATAGCAGGCTTCTCTG
It encodes:
- the LOC106867159 gene encoding uncharacterized protein LOC106867159 — translated: EACYRQGLLEDGAQWDATLGGAALSQSLKSLGALFAVLLQTCELCDPATLWLKYRDNLAEDFQRQAQRLYPGMEGISNEVYNKTLIDIEDIIATYGLPQTFRSVSNSLPTAVIRETSYDTQTLSKYIAENEHKLLPDQLQAYTTIINSVCQRDGRIFFLDAPGGTGKTFITKLLLAEVRQHQDIAVAVASSGIAASLLPGGRTAHSTFKLPLNLAASDMPSCNITKSSDQGQVLQRCHLIVWDECTVAHKRALEALDRALKDIQNCHAPIDVTLMLSGDFRQTLPVIPKGTRADEVQACLKSSTLWHHVTFLTLNTNVRAQLHGDQMSKKFAQDILTIGDGKVPLDAAGEMEVWPFCSVVNSVDDLKHKVFPNFKENYLNHNWLCERAILAPKNVAVTKINQQLMHSLPGNLQTYKSVDTVSDTNEVVNYPPEFLNSLEPPGLPLHILSLKVGTPVMLLRNLEPPRLCNGTLLVIKKMMSHVIEATILSGCGK